In one window of Dehalococcoidia bacterium DNA:
- the fsa gene encoding fructose-6-phosphate aldolase: MRIFLDTANIDEIRRAAKLGVISGVTTNPSLMAKESSCNLKEVIGQITSIVDGPISAEVLSLDARGMIEEAEEIASWSPNVVVKIPMSAAGLETISALSPKGIKFNLTLCFSLNQALLGARAGAAYVSPFVGRLDDIGHDGIELVADIVDVYQRYEITTRVIAASIRHPLHCIEAARAGAHIATVPFKVLMQMIEHPLTERGIAAFAADWQKVARR, encoded by the coding sequence GTGCGGATTTTCCTCGATACAGCCAACATCGATGAGATACGTCGAGCGGCCAAGCTGGGCGTGATTAGTGGAGTTACTACCAATCCTTCGCTGATGGCCAAGGAGAGTTCATGCAATCTCAAGGAAGTGATCGGACAGATAACCTCCATTGTCGATGGGCCTATCTCGGCTGAAGTGTTGAGCTTGGACGCCAGGGGCATGATTGAGGAAGCCGAGGAGATTGCCTCATGGTCTCCCAATGTGGTGGTCAAAATTCCCATGTCGGCCGCCGGACTGGAGACGATCTCTGCCCTTTCTCCGAAGGGGATAAAATTCAATCTGACGTTGTGTTTTTCTCTTAATCAGGCTTTGTTGGGTGCACGGGCAGGGGCGGCTTACGTGAGTCCTTTTGTTGGGCGGCTGGACGATATCGGGCATGACGGGATTGAGCTTGTAGCGGATATCGTCGATGTCTATCAGCGGTATGAAATAACTACCCGGGTGATCGCTGCCAGCATACGTCATCCGTTGCATTGTATTGAGGCAGCGAGAGCAGGCGCTCATATTGCTACGGTCCCCTTTAAGGTGCTGATGCAAATGATAGAACACCCCCTCACCGAGCGAGGCATTGCTGCGTTTGCTGCGGATTGGCAAAAGGTCGCTCGGCGCTAG
- a CDS encoding CTP synthase, with the protein MTKYIFVTGGVVSSVGKGIAAASIGRILKSRGLTVSPQKLDPYLNVDPGTMSPYQHGEVFVTEDGAETDLDLGHYERFIDVNLSQASNVTSGQIYSGVIGRERKGDFLGGTIQVVPHVTDQIKRRILDVAEESQAQVVICEIGGTVGDIEGQPFLEAIRQMRHDIGPGNVLYVHVTLLPYISASEEVKTKPTQHSVKELRAIGIQPDVIICRSDYPVPEGHRDKIALFCSVERRAVIPLVTIPNIYEVPLILEEAGLGDFIVDRLGLCETGRDMEEWRHMVTRMKRPKESLPIALVGKYVQLKDAYLSVREALRHAALAHDRDVDIVWIDSEDLETEGAEALLRDVQGIVVPGGFGYRGIEGKIKAARYARLTGVPYLGLCLGMHVMVIDFARHVLCSGEPNSAEFCADTRYPVIDLLPEQRCIEDKGGTMRLGLYPCKLVLGTRAAEAYGCPEVCERHRHRFEFNNTFREQLEQAGLIISGLSPDGTLVEIVEVKGHPWMVGTQAHPEFASRPNRPHPLFYRFVEAAKRMLREGDQHPLPL; encoded by the coding sequence ATGACAAAGTACATCTTTGTCACCGGCGGTGTTGTTAGCTCAGTGGGCAAGGGGATTGCTGCCGCTTCTATCGGCCGAATCCTCAAAAGCCGGGGCCTCACTGTATCCCCACAGAAACTGGACCCCTATTTGAATGTTGACCCCGGCACGATGTCTCCCTATCAGCATGGGGAGGTTTTTGTAACTGAGGACGGCGCAGAAACCGATCTTGATCTGGGGCACTATGAACGTTTCATCGATGTCAACCTCTCTCAGGCCTCCAATGTAACCTCGGGGCAGATCTACAGCGGAGTTATCGGCAGGGAACGGAAGGGTGATTTCCTGGGAGGCACCATCCAGGTGGTGCCCCATGTCACTGACCAGATAAAGCGGCGCATACTGGATGTTGCCGAGGAAAGCCAGGCTCAGGTAGTGATCTGTGAGATCGGCGGAACTGTGGGTGACATCGAAGGGCAACCCTTCCTGGAGGCCATCCGGCAGATGCGCCATGATATCGGGCCGGGCAATGTCCTCTATGTCCATGTAACCCTTCTTCCTTATATATCCGCCTCTGAGGAGGTGAAGACAAAACCAACTCAACATAGCGTGAAGGAGCTTCGCGCTATTGGTATTCAGCCGGATGTGATTATCTGCCGTAGCGATTACCCGGTACCCGAAGGGCACAGGGATAAGATCGCGCTTTTCTGTAGTGTTGAGAGGAGGGCGGTGATTCCGCTGGTTACCATTCCCAATATCTATGAAGTGCCGTTGATTCTGGAAGAGGCGGGGTTGGGTGATTTCATTGTTGATCGGCTTGGCCTCTGTGAGACGGGTCGGGATATGGAAGAGTGGCGGCATATGGTAACGCGGATGAAGAGACCCAAGGAGTCGCTTCCGATAGCCCTTGTGGGGAAATATGTTCAGCTTAAGGATGCTTATCTTTCGGTGCGTGAGGCATTACGTCATGCGGCTCTGGCGCATGACCGGGATGTGGATATCGTTTGGATTGACTCTGAGGACCTTGAAACGGAAGGGGCCGAGGCCTTGCTTCGCGATGTTCAGGGAATTGTTGTTCCCGGTGGATTTGGCTATCGCGGCATAGAGGGGAAGATCAAGGCAGCCAGGTACGCCAGGCTAACCGGGGTTCCTTATCTTGGACTTTGCCTGGGGATGCATGTGATGGTCATCGACTTTGCCCGACATGTTTTGTGCTCCGGCGAGCCGAACTCTGCTGAATTCTGTGCCGACACCCGGTATCCGGTGATTGATCTTCTCCCCGAACAGCGTTGCATAGAAGATAAGGGCGGCACCATGCGCTTGGGCCTTTATCCGTGCAAGCTGGTTCTGGGGACGAGAGCGGCTGAGGCCTATGGTTGCCCCGAGGTGTGTGAACGCCATCGTCATCGATTTGAGTTCAACAATACTTTTCGGGAGCAGTTGGAACAAGCTGGGTTGATCATCAGCGGTCTCTCTCCCGATGGGACCCTGGTGGAGATAGTGGAGGTAAAAGGGCATCCCTGGATGGTCGGCACGCAAGCGCATCCAGAGTTCGCTTCCCGGCCCAATCGTCCCCACCCGCTTTTCTATAGATTCGTCGAGGCCGCCAAGAGAATGTTGAGAGAAGGCGATCAACATCCTCTGCCTCTGTAA
- a CDS encoding MBL fold metallo-hydrolase: protein MEITWLGHSCFKLKGKQSSVITDPYDNSCGYSLGKATASIVTISHDHPHHNFASGIGGNPRVLCSPGEYEIGGVFIYGTTTYHDRSKGQERGKNIIYLIEIDDIKVCHLGDLGHALSASQVEEISDADVLLVPVGGLTAIDASGAVEVINLLQPKIVIPMHYKTPMVQEALEPLEKFVKEMGMKEVTPLPKLILNKSTLPAETQVLILDYDR from the coding sequence ATGGAAATAACCTGGCTAGGTCATTCCTGCTTCAAACTCAAGGGAAAGCAATCCTCGGTCATTACCGATCCGTACGATAACAGCTGTGGCTATAGCCTCGGCAAAGCCACAGCCAGCATCGTTACCATCAGCCACGATCACCCTCATCACAACTTCGCCAGCGGCATCGGCGGCAACCCCAGGGTGCTGTGCAGTCCCGGCGAATATGAGATCGGAGGAGTGTTTATCTACGGAACCACTACTTATCACGACCGATCCAAAGGGCAAGAGAGAGGCAAGAACATCATCTATCTGATCGAGATTGACGATATCAAAGTGTGCCACCTAGGAGACCTGGGCCATGCCCTCTCTGCCTCGCAGGTGGAAGAGATCAGCGATGCTGATGTCCTACTGGTGCCAGTCGGAGGTCTTACCGCCATCGACGCCTCAGGCGCAGTGGAGGTAATCAATTTGCTGCAGCCCAAGATTGTGATCCCCATGCACTACAAAACGCCCATGGTGCAGGAAGCCCTGGAGCCGCTGGAAAAGTTCGTGAAGGAAATGGGGATGAAAGAGGTCACGCCGCTACCCAAGCTGATCCTCAACAAGTCCACCCTACCGGCCGAAACACAGGTGCTCATCCTGGATTATGATAGATAG
- a CDS encoding GIY-YIG nuclease family protein, with protein MGKQYYVYILTNKSNAVLYTGVTNNLKRRAYEHREKLVDGFTRKYNVMRLVYYEVFEDVAEAILREKQIKAGSRQKKLDLVQSLNPGWTDLYDEI; from the coding sequence ATGGGCAAGCAATATTATGTTTACATACTCACGAATAAGAGTAATGCGGTGTTGTACACAGGGGTCACCAACAATCTGAAGCGAAGAGCTTATGAACACAGGGAAAAGCTGGTTGATGGATTCACAAGGAAGTACAACGTTATGCGTTTGGTCTACTATGAGGTTTTTGAGGATGTCGCGGAGGCGATCCTGAGAGAGAAGCAGATCAAGGCTGGCTCAAGGCAGAAAAAGCTGGATTTGGTGCAAAGCCTGAATCCCGGATGGACAGATCTCTATGACGAGATTTGA
- the rho gene encoding transcription termination factor Rho, with product MNYSELESKTRDELVDMAKELGISGYSSLRKEELVLRLLQGYTEQQGHTFRGGTLEIMPDGHGFLRQDNLRSRVEDIYISQSQIRRFILRNGDMVTGQVRPPKNGERYAGLLRVEAVNGMDPEAAKVRPHFEYLTPIFPNKLINLETEPKNLSTRLINLISPIGRGQRGLIVSPPKAGKTFLLKHIANGALKNYNDIHLIVCLIGERPEEVTDWEKSVKAEVVSSTFDEPVEEHTRVAEVALERAKRLVELGTDVVILLDSLTRLTRAYNLAMPSSGRTLTGGVDTGALYPPKRFFGAARNAEEKGSLTIIATCLVDTGSRMDEVIYEEFKGTGNMELHLDRKLAERRIFPAIDIQRSGTRHEELLLDEYTLKQVWLLRRMMALVSSSGSDATEASERILDRMSKTKNNADFLASLSKEM from the coding sequence ATGAATTATTCCGAACTGGAAAGCAAGACCCGCGATGAATTGGTCGATATGGCCAAGGAGCTAGGCATATCGGGGTATTCCTCGCTGCGCAAAGAAGAGCTTGTTCTTCGTTTGCTTCAGGGCTATACCGAGCAGCAGGGCCACACCTTCCGAGGCGGTACTCTGGAGATTATGCCGGATGGACACGGATTCCTGCGTCAGGATAACCTTCGTTCCCGGGTCGAGGATATCTATATATCCCAGTCCCAGATTCGACGTTTTATTCTGAGAAATGGCGATATGGTTACCGGCCAGGTTCGGCCTCCCAAGAACGGCGAGAGATATGCGGGGCTGCTCAGGGTTGAAGCAGTAAACGGAATGGATCCGGAGGCTGCCAAGGTCCGTCCCCACTTTGAATACCTTACGCCGATCTTCCCCAACAAACTGATCAACCTTGAGACCGAGCCCAAGAACCTTTCCACCCGGCTGATCAATCTGATTTCTCCCATAGGTCGGGGACAGAGGGGGCTCATCGTATCGCCGCCCAAAGCTGGGAAAACTTTTTTACTCAAGCACATTGCCAATGGGGCTCTGAAGAACTATAACGATATTCACCTTATTGTGTGCCTTATCGGCGAGCGGCCGGAAGAGGTTACGGACTGGGAGAAGTCCGTCAAGGCCGAGGTGGTCAGTTCCACGTTTGATGAGCCGGTGGAGGAACATACACGGGTGGCCGAAGTTGCCCTGGAAAGGGCCAAGCGATTGGTGGAGCTCGGGACTGACGTGGTGATCCTGCTTGATTCTCTTACCAGACTCACGAGGGCCTATAATCTGGCGATGCCTTCCAGCGGGCGGACTCTCACCGGCGGTGTTGATACCGGTGCGCTCTATCCGCCAAAGAGGTTCTTCGGGGCAGCCCGTAACGCCGAAGAAAAGGGCAGCCTCACCATTATCGCCACCTGCCTGGTGGATACGGGCAGCCGTATGGACGAGGTGATCTACGAAGAATTCAAGGGTACGGGGAATATGGAGCTTCACCTGGATCGAAAGCTGGCCGAGCGTCGCATTTTTCCTGCTATAGATATTCAGCGGAGCGGCACCCGGCATGAGGAACTGCTGCTTGATGAGTATACCTTGAAACAGGTGTGGCTGCTGCGGCGCATGATGGCACTGGTATCATCCAGTGGCTCCGACGCCACCGAGGCCAGCGAGCGTATCCTTGACAGGATGTCCAAGACCAAGAACAATGCCGATTTTCTCGCTTCCTTGTCCAAGGAGATGTAG